DNA from Prosthecobacter fusiformis:
GGTCTGGAGAAGTATATAAAGGCTGTGCTTGTGATGCTCACGCGGGCTGATGAACATGCCGACTTCATGGAGGACGGCGGCGACACGGAGTACGAGCTCGTATTTGCTATCCAGGGCATGGAGGTGCTGAAGCTCCCGGAAAAGCTGCTGGGCGAAGGTGGCGACGTGGTCGGCGTGCTTGCGGTCGGTCTTATAACGAACGCCAATTTCACAGGCGGCCTGGACGACTTCATCCTGGAAATTTGCCGTGTGAGGGCTGGCGGTCATGAGGTCCAGCATGAGCTCGCGCTGGAAGTCCCCTTCGGGGATCCAGAGAGCCTCATCTCCAAAACGTCGGGCGAGGGCGAGATTGGTCTGGAGGGCGGGGACGATGCCTTCACCCCCGGTATAATGGACGTGCAGTTTGCGCACGAGTTCATCGGGATTCAACTGGGCGAGCTTTTCAGTGAAACGTTCTAATTCGGTCTCCGTGATGCGAAAGGCTCCTTGTTTGGCGGGTGCAAGCTCTGCAGCGACACTTTGGATCTCGGCACCGATGGCGACATGGTTATCGATTTTATAACCGGAGTAGTCCTGTGCGAGGTGGTCCACGACGCCACGGATGTGCTCCTCCAAGTGGGTGAGATGCTGGGCGGCCTCGCCATCTGCACCAGCGACGGCTTCACGGGCGCGGTAGATGCCTAACCGATAGTTGCTATAAGCGGAGAGGCGGCCGTTATTGAAATAAAGGGCGCGGGTATTGCCAGGGCCGATGTGGGAAATGAAGGTGTGCCCCTCGCGCAAAGAAGGGTTTTTTTTCAGCATTCGCAGGCCGATCTGATAGACGAGGCGGGTCATGTCGCCATCGTCAATGAGGCGGGCGATGAGTCCTGTGGTGACCTGGAGCCGATTGAGGAAAATTTCGTGATTGGCCGCCTCTGAAAGGATGTTGGTGTTATAAAGGCGGACGTTGGCCAGAGGGAGTCCGTATTCACGGACGGTGAGGAGGTAGTCCTTCAGGATGCCTGCGGCCTGCTCCACGGTGGAGCGGGTGATGGTGCCGAGCCGGAAGATGTCCCGAGCAATGGGGAGTGGTTTGTCGAGATGCTCGAGGAGGCTGAAGGAGCCGGATTCAGTGCGGGTGCCGATGATCAGGGAGAGGGAGGCGGCACCGACGTAAATGATGGCGTGCTCAGTGGATGGCGGAGCGGGCAGGTCTGACATTGTTGCTGAAGGAGGTGGGCGGAAAATCCGTTGGGCGGGAGCGGATGCTCTGGGATGATGAATCGCTGGTTAGGCGCACAAAGGGAGGGTTTATGCA
Protein-coding regions in this window:
- a CDS encoding HD domain-containing protein, whose product is MSDLPAPPSTEHAIIYVGAASLSLIIGTRTESGSFSLLEHLDKPLPIARDIFRLGTITRSTVEQAAGILKDYLLTVREYGLPLANVRLYNTNILSEAANHEIFLNRLQVTTGLIARLIDDGDMTRLVYQIGLRMLKKNPSLREGHTFISHIGPGNTRALYFNNGRLSAYSNYRLGIYRAREAVAGADGEAAQHLTHLEEHIRGVVDHLAQDYSGYKIDNHVAIGAEIQSVAAELAPAKQGAFRITETELERFTEKLAQLNPDELVRKLHVHYTGGEGIVPALQTNLALARRFGDEALWIPEGDFQRELMLDLMTASPHTANFQDEVVQAACEIGVRYKTDRKHADHVATFAQQLFRELQHLHALDSKYELVLRVAAVLHEVGMFISPREHHKHSLYILLQTEIFGLSTSDREMVALLARYHRRYNPEPNHQTFSDLTREERMVVFKLAAILRTADALDRTHAQRIKTIQLRTEGSRLLILTPGVDDTTVEQIAINSKCDLFREIYGYDILLTKG